A stretch of the Harpia harpyja isolate bHarHar1 chromosome 5, bHarHar1 primary haplotype, whole genome shotgun sequence genome encodes the following:
- the LOC128141818 gene encoding carbonic anhydrase 13-like isoform X1, whose protein sequence is MLHWGYDEHNGPAHWKEVFPVANGDRQSPIDIKTEETKYDPSLRPLNPNYDPASAKIILNNGHSTSVEFDDTINKSVLTGGPLSGTYRLRQIHFHWGSNDEAGSEHAVDGMKYAAELHVVHWNSEKYSSFVEAARQSDGLAVMAVFLKIGECNPQLKKITDRLDTIRIKGKRALFTNFDPSCLLPKSLDYWTYFGSLTVPPLLESVIWIVLREPISVCSEQLAKFRSLLSTAEDEVACCLLRNYRPPQPLKGREVRRN, encoded by the exons ATGCTGCACTGGGGATACGACGAGCACAACG GGCCCGCCCACTGGAAGGAGGTTTTTCCTGTCGCTAATGGAGACCGTCAGTCACCCATCGACATCAAAACTGAGGAAACCAAGTATGATCCCTCTCTCCGTCCTCTAAATCCCAATTACGATCCGGCTTCTGCTAAAATCATCCTTAACAATGGGCACTCCACCAGTGTTGAGTTTGATGACACCATCAACAAATCAG TGCTGACCGGGGGGCCGCTCAGCGGGACCTACAGGCTGCGCCAGATTCACTTCCATTGGGGGTCCAACGACGAAGCCGGCTCCGAGCACGCGGTGGATGGGATGAAGTATGCAGCAGAG CTTCACGTGGTCCATTGGAACTCAGAGAAGTATTCCAGTTTTGTTGAGGCAGCTCGTCAGTCAGATGGATTAGCAGTCATGGCTGTATTTCTGAAG ATTGGTGAATGCAACCCTCAGCTGAAGAAGATTACTGACCGCTTGGACACCATCAGAATCAAG ggtaAAAGAGCACTATTCACAAACTTTGATCCTAGCTGTCTGCTTCCCAAGTCCCTGGACTACTGGACTTACTTTGGTTCTCTCACTGTTCCACCTCTTCTTGAGAGTGTCATCTGGATTGTTCTGAGAGAGCCCATAAGTGTTTGTTCTGAACAG CTCGCCAAATTCCGCAGCCTCCTGAGCACTGCTGAGGATGAGGTCGCCTGCTGCTTGCTGAGAAACTACCGGCCTCCCCAGCCTTTAAAGGGACGAGAAGTCAGAAGGAATTAA
- the LOC128141818 gene encoding carbonic anhydrase 13-like isoform X2 — protein MLTGGPLSGTYRLRQIHFHWGSNDEAGSEHAVDGMKYAAELHVVHWNSEKYSSFVEAARQSDGLAVMAVFLKIGECNPQLKKITDRLDTIRIKGKRALFTNFDPSCLLPKSLDYWTYFGSLTVPPLLESVIWIVLREPISVCSEQLAKFRSLLSTAEDEVACCLLRNYRPPQPLKGREVRRN, from the exons A TGCTGACCGGGGGGCCGCTCAGCGGGACCTACAGGCTGCGCCAGATTCACTTCCATTGGGGGTCCAACGACGAAGCCGGCTCCGAGCACGCGGTGGATGGGATGAAGTATGCAGCAGAG CTTCACGTGGTCCATTGGAACTCAGAGAAGTATTCCAGTTTTGTTGAGGCAGCTCGTCAGTCAGATGGATTAGCAGTCATGGCTGTATTTCTGAAG ATTGGTGAATGCAACCCTCAGCTGAAGAAGATTACTGACCGCTTGGACACCATCAGAATCAAG ggtaAAAGAGCACTATTCACAAACTTTGATCCTAGCTGTCTGCTTCCCAAGTCCCTGGACTACTGGACTTACTTTGGTTCTCTCACTGTTCCACCTCTTCTTGAGAGTGTCATCTGGATTGTTCTGAGAGAGCCCATAAGTGTTTGTTCTGAACAG CTCGCCAAATTCCGCAGCCTCCTGAGCACTGCTGAGGATGAGGTCGCCTGCTGCTTGCTGAGAAACTACCGGCCTCCCCAGCCTTTAAAGGGACGAGAAGTCAGAAGGAATTAA